The proteins below come from a single Candidatus Poribacteria bacterium genomic window:
- a CDS encoding glycosyltransferase family 9 protein, with protein MKRILVFSFSFIGDAVLSTTVIQPLRAHFPDAHITFLVGPRAFDLLAAEPNIDATILYDNRGEHAGWKGRLRLIKTLRLGKFDLVVNLRDSLTARCIGAAHWGMVRGDSNRHAVPRYLEVLQKHGIDTVDAHPHLQLTETEQTEAHRLLWEAGLTSERLLVGIHPGGNWKYKLWGARNYAQLANVLSKEQKTSILLFAGPNEWKLQVQVVKMMDVPPILIQMENLRHLAALISMCDVYIGNDTGPMHIAAAVDTPVVALFGSTNHIRSGPYGDKHTVVQSGMDLGCNPCHPGRSPGGCDAGSCEVIAGITVEQVLAAVERYTSSISIPNSRKFSLNSS; from the coding sequence ATGAAACGAATTCTCGTCTTTAGTTTTAGTTTTATCGGTGATGCAGTATTATCAACTACTGTTATCCAACCGCTACGCGCACATTTTCCAGATGCGCATATTACCTTCCTCGTCGGACCGCGAGCGTTTGACCTCCTCGCTGCTGAACCGAATATCGATGCAACCATCCTTTATGACAATCGAGGTGAACACGCTGGTTGGAAAGGCAGGCTGCGTCTCATAAAAACCTTACGCCTCGGCAAATTCGACCTCGTTGTGAACCTACGGGATAGCCTTACGGCACGGTGTATCGGTGCGGCACATTGGGGTATGGTTCGCGGTGACAGCAATCGTCATGCTGTCCCCCGCTATCTGGAAGTGCTTCAGAAACATGGCATTGACACAGTAGATGCACATCCGCATTTACAATTAACTGAAACAGAACAAACAGAGGCACACCGTCTTCTTTGGGAAGCCGGTCTCACGTCAGAACGGTTGTTAGTTGGTATTCATCCAGGTGGGAATTGGAAATATAAGTTGTGGGGCGCAAGGAACTACGCGCAACTTGCGAATGTTCTGTCTAAAGAACAAAAGACTTCGATTTTACTTTTCGCCGGTCCAAACGAATGGAAACTCCAAGTACAAGTCGTAAAGATGATGGACGTTCCACCAATTCTCATTCAGATGGAAAATCTACGTCATCTCGCGGCGTTAATCTCTATGTGCGATGTCTATATCGGCAACGACACGGGACCGATGCATATCGCTGCGGCTGTGGATACACCGGTAGTCGCACTTTTCGGTTCAACGAACCACATTCGGAGCGGTCCCTACGGCGATAAGCACACAGTTGTCCAGAGTGGAATGGATTTGGGATGTAATCCGTGTCATCCGGGGCGGAGTCCGGGGGGATGCGATGCGGGGAGTTGTGAAGTAATTGCGGGGATTACAGTGGAACAGGTATTGGCAGCAGTGGAGCGTTATACTTCCTCAATCTCGATTCCTAATTCTCGTAAATTCTCCTTAAACTCATCATAA